A single region of the Candidatus Poribacteria bacterium genome encodes:
- the sufD gene encoding Fe-S cluster assembly protein SufD yields MQKGNFSKEFLQKIAATEPKWMREKRLEAYALYESLPMPHTTKDDVWRRTVDMRTQDYWRRTRRHLRGFALEKYHPNAPMNGKLSAEKSDYNDEETAGVLAQVDGQLQYTSTTETLKKKGIYFADLHTALQEQPELLRTYFMSRAVTLETALKSGNIAQHNKFDALHGAFWQGGYVLHIPKGVRVEEPLRVYIKMSEAEHADLSHTLIIAEEDSKVVVLEDNSSTNPDVGGLHSGAVEIFAEQNANVTYVQVQQWNRQVWNIASHRAMVSRDAQLCWVTASFGSRLSKINQAVVLEGAGCTAQMLGLAFTDARQHLDISTAQEHISPHTHSDLLYRAVLKDRSQTAWGGNIYVYPTANHTDAYQKNDNLLLSERAHADTLPGLEIQAHEVRCTHGATAGKIDAEQIFYLMSRGVPYAQAEKLIVDGFFAPVMERIPLESVREELSTSVTRKLE; encoded by the coding sequence TTGCAAAAGGGCAATTTTTCAAAAGAATTTCTTCAAAAAATAGCAGCAACTGAGCCAAAATGGATGCGTGAGAAACGGTTGGAGGCTTACGCACTTTACGAATCCTTGCCGATGCCGCATACTACCAAAGACGATGTATGGAGACGCACCGTTGATATGCGAACCCAAGATTATTGGCGGCGCACTCGGCGACATCTCCGTGGCTTCGCACTCGAAAAATATCATCCAAATGCCCCAATGAACGGTAAATTATCCGCCGAAAAGTCAGATTACAACGACGAGGAAACAGCAGGCGTGCTTGCGCAAGTCGATGGGCAACTCCAATACACCTCCACCACCGAAACGCTGAAAAAAAAAGGTATATACTTCGCAGATCTCCACACCGCACTACAAGAACAACCGGAATTGCTGCGTACTTACTTTATGAGCAGGGCGGTAACTCTGGAGACGGCGTTAAAAAGCGGGAACATTGCCCAGCACAACAAGTTTGATGCACTTCACGGTGCTTTCTGGCAAGGTGGTTACGTCCTGCATATCCCTAAAGGCGTAAGAGTTGAAGAACCGCTGCGGGTTTATATCAAGATGTCCGAGGCGGAACATGCCGACCTATCACATACGCTCATCATCGCTGAAGAGGATAGTAAGGTTGTAGTCTTAGAGGACAATTCATCTACCAATCCAGATGTGGGGGGGTTGCATAGTGGAGCCGTAGAAATTTTCGCGGAACAGAATGCGAACGTGACTTACGTGCAGGTTCAACAGTGGAATCGCCAGGTTTGGAACATCGCCTCACATCGTGCTATGGTCTCCAGAGACGCGCAACTCTGTTGGGTAACTGCCTCCTTTGGTAGTAGGTTGAGCAAAATAAACCAAGCTGTTGTCTTAGAAGGTGCTGGATGTACTGCCCAAATGTTGGGATTGGCTTTCACCGATGCCCGGCAACACTTGGATATCAGTACTGCCCAAGAACATATCTCACCACACACCCACAGCGATCTACTCTATCGGGCAGTCCTGAAAGATAGGTCGCAGACGGCATGGGGTGGTAACATTTACGTTTACCCGACGGCGAACCATACCGATGCGTATCAGAAGAACGACAATTTACTGCTCAGCGAGCGAGCGCATGCGGATACGCTGCCTGGATTGGAAATTCAAGCACACGAGGTGCGTTGTACACACGGCGCGACCGCTGGGAAGATCGATGCCGAACAGATTTTTTACCTAATGAGTCGTGGTGTGCCTTACGCACAAGCAGAAAAATTGATTGTTGACGGGTTTTTTGCCCCTGTCATGGAACGTATTCCGTTGGAATCCGTTCGCGAAGAATTGAGTACATCCGTTACGCGCAAACTTGAATAG
- the sufB gene encoding Fe-S cluster assembly protein SufB → MANSETNTIEELGVSKEYKYGFHDDIKPTFKSRKGLDEEVINQMSDIKGEPDWMRQYRLDAYKIFKQKPMTKWGGDLSQLDFDDIYYYVKASDRSERSWDDVPDDIKKTFDRLGIPEAERKFLAGVGAQYDSEVVYHNIVEELDKIGVVFLDTDTAIKEYPDLVKKYFGTIIPSADNQFAALNSAAWSGGSFVYVPPGVKVEYPLQAYFRINSENMGQFERTLIIADEGSQVHYVEGCTAPTYSSESLHSAVVEIVCMKGSRVRYTTIQNWANNVYNLVTKRAFAYEDAQMEWVDGNLGSKLTMKYPSVYMMEPGARGDILSIAFASKGQHQDAGAKVYHCAPHTTSQITSKSISKDGGRSSYRGWVDVAKGAKGCKSHVVCDALILDKDSRSDTYPVIEIGENDTNIEHEARVSKIGEEQLFYLMSRGLSEEEASTMIVNGFIEPLVKELPMEYAVEMNRLIQLQMEGSVG, encoded by the coding sequence ATGGCAAATTCTGAAACGAACACCATAGAAGAACTCGGGGTGAGTAAAGAGTATAAATACGGGTTCCACGATGATATTAAACCTACATTCAAGTCCCGGAAAGGATTGGATGAAGAGGTTATCAATCAAATGTCCGACATCAAAGGGGAACCTGACTGGATGCGCCAGTATCGGCTCGATGCTTATAAAATTTTCAAGCAGAAGCCGATGACGAAATGGGGCGGTGACCTTTCTCAACTCGATTTTGACGACATCTACTATTACGTCAAAGCCTCCGACCGGAGCGAGCGGAGTTGGGATGATGTGCCGGACGACATCAAAAAGACCTTTGACCGGCTTGGTATCCCAGAAGCCGAAAGAAAGTTCCTCGCAGGTGTCGGTGCGCAGTACGACTCAGAAGTCGTTTACCATAACATCGTCGAAGAATTGGACAAAATCGGTGTAGTTTTCCTCGATACCGATACCGCTATCAAAGAGTATCCGGATTTGGTGAAGAAATACTTCGGTACTATTATCCCGTCTGCGGACAATCAGTTCGCGGCGCTCAACAGTGCGGCTTGGAGCGGCGGAAGTTTCGTATATGTTCCGCCGGGTGTAAAGGTAGAATACCCACTGCAAGCCTATTTCCGCATCAATAGCGAAAACATGGGGCAGTTTGAACGCACACTCATCATCGCCGATGAAGGGTCCCAGGTTCACTACGTTGAGGGTTGCACTGCCCCGACGTATAGCAGTGAATCCCTACACAGCGCGGTCGTCGAGATTGTTTGCATGAAAGGCTCTCGAGTTCGCTACACGACGATCCAGAACTGGGCGAACAATGTATATAATCTCGTCACGAAACGTGCATTTGCCTACGAGGACGCGCAAATGGAGTGGGTCGATGGCAATCTCGGTAGCAAACTCACAATGAAGTATCCGAGTGTCTATATGATGGAGCCTGGTGCGCGCGGCGACATTCTCTCTATTGCGTTCGCAAGCAAGGGGCAGCACCAAGACGCAGGCGCAAAAGTCTATCATTGTGCACCGCATACCACTTCGCAGATAACTTCAAAGAGTATCAGCAAAGATGGCGGTAGATCCAGTTATCGCGGGTGGGTCGATGTTGCGAAAGGCGCGAAGGGGTGTAAATCCCACGTCGTCTGCGATGCCCTCATTCTTGATAAAGACTCCCGTTCAGACACCTATCCGGTTATTGAGATCGGTGAAAACGATACGAACATCGAACACGAGGCGCGCGTCAGCAAAATCGGGGAAGAGCAACTGTTCTACCTGATGAGTCGTGGGCTTTCGGAAGAAGAAGCTTCCACAATGATTGTCAATGGGTTCATTGAACCACTCGTTAAGGAACTTCCGATGGAATACGCTGTCGAAATGAACCGCCTTATCCAACTTCAGATGGAAGGTTCAGTGGGTTAA
- a CDS encoding glutaredoxin, whose protein sequence is MSQPKIIAYMKPVCGWSNGVRAIFAKYGLDYEDRDIINNENNYREMVQKTRQPYQPCVQIDDIMLADVSGDEVEHYLVSEGIVKSSEAETDVPTDQACEDHGPSAVNIGFSSR, encoded by the coding sequence ATGAGTCAACCGAAAATTATCGCTTACATGAAGCCCGTCTGCGGGTGGAGTAATGGTGTCCGTGCCATCTTCGCCAAATACGGTTTGGACTATGAAGATAGAGACATCATTAACAATGAAAACAACTATCGTGAAATGGTTCAGAAGACGCGGCAGCCCTATCAGCCGTGCGTCCAGATTGACGATATAATGCTTGCCGATGTCAGCGGCGATGAAGTGGAACACTATCTGGTTTCAGAAGGAATTGTTAAATCCAGCGAGGCTGAAACCGATGTCCCCACCGATCAGGCATGTGAGGACCATGGACCTTCCGCTGTCAATATTGGTTTCTCAAGCAGGTAG